In the Flavobacterium sp. 90 genome, AGATTGACTGTACCTAAGCTAATAAAAATTTCTCAGGTACTAGAAGTAAGTATTCCTTATCTGTTTGGTGAAGAATTATCAAATAATAGCGAGAGGGTAAATGTACAAGAAAATGATTTTTCTTCTCAAGTTAACAGAGAATATATTAACACTTTGAAAGAAGAAATCGCTTTTTTAAGGAAATTAATTGAGTTACAGAATAAATGATATTTTGCAAATTACGGTGATATTAACCTTTTCCAATTTAAAATGTTTTCCACCTAATATAAGACAAATAATCTGATGTCAGGGTTTATTTAATTCCGTATAAATACGTGTTGTTTGTATTATGGAATTTATTATTTTATTATGTTTTCAGAAATAAAACAATGGTTTTTAATATAGGCTGCATTAAATTAGAAGCAATGGTTTTGGTAACAGATCCCAGAAAATTAAAACATGTATAAAATTCAAATGAATTTATACCTACTGAGGACTTAAATTTAGCGTTGGATTGAGATATTCTCCACATAAAATCTGAAGAGCATTTTTTTGAACTGTTATATTACCTTGGGCTAGAGGAGCCAATAATCCGGCTGTTTTTTTCTGAGCTTTCGTCTGGTCTAATGCTAGTGAACTTATAGATATCGAGTTGTACTGCAGTTTCATCATAAACAAAGTTTTGTCACTGAATTCAAACGTACCTGCTCCTTTTCGTGAGATTTCACGAAAAGGAGCAGGTACACCGATTAGAGCGCCCCGCAATTGCCGACCAAAGGAAGCCAATTGCGGGGCGGCGGGCATCAGCCCGCCTTTATAGGTTCTGACCTGAAAGTGGCAAGGTTCAAAAAGAACCCTCTTTGCTGTGTCATTCCTTCCCGAAAGAGTTTCCACAGCAGGGAAGCTCCCATAGAGGCGAGTGTGCTATTTATAAATAAATCTTGTTTTTCCAGAGCCTCGGCAAGGGAACAGCTCGGCTCGTTATTCTCGTTCTGTCCTTGCAACAGTTCTTGAAATTCCTCAGTTATCATCGGAAGATCTGAAACTGTATTATACAATTTGGAAGCGGGCTGTTTGATGTTACCTATGGTGGCAAGCAGAGCCTGTCCTGTATTTTGGCTGTTGCCAATGTCAAGCCAATAAAGGGGTTTACTGCGCTGATAACCATCAGTATTTTTAAAACCCTCAAGGATTTGTGCGATTTCAAAACGTGCCGATATGGTATCCACACAGCTGATGTAAATATTTGCCCTGCCATTATTTGGAAAGGTTTTAAGATTAGAGGTATTGAACTGCTCGGAAACTGCTTTCCAAGAAGTCCCAAAAAAGCGGTTGGTTCGGTTTATAAGCGCCACGGATTTATAAAGCCCCAATTCAGTATCTGCAAAGAGTTGTCTTCCCTGATTGGCAGGGGTTATACTATCATCGTCATAAAGACAGACCTGCAAACCAGTATGACCAAGTGCTATAAGGCTGTGGTTCATTCGGGCAAGTTCGGTCAGCATTCTGCTTCCCGTACCACCTGCGCCAATCAGGTTTACTG is a window encoding:
- a CDS encoding helix-turn-helix transcriptional regulator, translated to MTTIGTRIRKIRESKNISQESMAMELILTQSTYGRLEKNDSRLTVPKLIKISQVLEVSIPYLFGEELSNNSERVNVQENDFSSQVNREYINTLKEEIAFLRKLIELQNK
- a CDS encoding PRTRC system ThiF family protein; translated protein: MNTLKSMHFTDNYLINPTNPITVNLIGAGGTGSRMLTELARMNHSLIALGHTGLQVCLYDDDSITPANQGRQLFADTELGLYKSVALINRTNRFFGTSWKAVSEQFNTSNLKTFPNNGRANIYISCVDTISARFEIAQILEGFKNTDGYQRSKPLYWLDIGNSQNTGQALLATIGNIKQPASKLYNTVSDLPMITEEFQELLQGQNENNEPSCSLAEALEKQDLFINSTLASMGASLLWKLFREGMTQQRGFFLNLATFRSEPIKAG